In Lepidochelys kempii isolate rLepKem1 chromosome 8, rLepKem1.hap2, whole genome shotgun sequence, a single genomic region encodes these proteins:
- the RELL2 gene encoding RELT-like protein 2 isoform X2 yields MSEQNSTSDGDADPHHSMSMLLLLVLVFFIMGLVGFLICHVLKKKGYRCRTFRDELDLEHKEVLTELQANEEEELNEDTVEKIVRCIIQNEANVEALKEMLGDSEGDVPVPMLSLCPHRNSQDGGLPHHHTVHLGSTQAPCIHCSKRKRPPLQRQGRSKDGKGKMHPRETTVFSVGRFHVTHIEKKPIFPEQQDVSLSDGSKEAGARDPAVHSNEQLHQEGLQNGTIQTECCPNGTGQGEDPPNAPVKADAPTNGPVGKRFGKTGSLQDVDLQDLTPGNGHDQSKGEGLQAPGAQGAGAPADLQKEVKCAEPHDAMQEEAVPGPANETAEVKGSQGVQEGTRAAMAGNKDANRKESRVEDMGQQEQNSAAHDPGVTV; encoded by the exons ATGTCGGAGCAGAACAGCACCAGTGATGGGGATGCGGATCCCCATCACAGCATGTCTATGCTCTTGCTACTCGTGCTGGTCTTCTTCATCATGGGACTTGTGGGGTTCCTGATCTGCCATGTCCTGAAGAAAAAGGGTTATCGCTGTCGGACCTTTCGCGATGAGCTAGACCTGGAGCACAAGGAGGTGCTGACGGAGCTGCAGGCCA ACGAAGAGGAGGAGCTAAACGAGGACACGGTGGAGAAGATAGTGAGATGTATCATTCAGAATGAAG CAAATGTGGAGGCCCTGAAGGAGATGCTGGGGGACAGTGAAGGGGATGTGCCGGTGCCAATGCTCAG cctttgtccacatCGTAACAGCCAGGATGGGGGCCTGCCACATCACCACACGGTGCACCTGGGCTCCACTCAGGCACCATGCATTCACTGCAGCAAGAGAAAGAGGCCCCCACTGCAGCGCCAAGGCAGATCCAAGGACGGCAAAGGCAAGATGCACCCTAGAGAGACCACGGTCTTCTCCGTGGGCAG GTTTCATGTGACCCACATTGAGAAGAAGCCCATTTTCCCAGAGCAGCAGGATGTGTCACTTTCTGATGGCAGCAAGGAAGCTGGGGCCAGAGACCCAGCGGTCCATAGCAATGAACAGCTCCATCAGGAGGGTCTGCAAAATGGAACCATCCAGACAGAGTGTTGTCCAAATGGAACAGGCCAAGGGGAGGATCCTCCTAATGCACCAGTCAAGGCAGATGCTCCCACCAATGGGCCAGTGGGGAAGAGGTTTGGTAAGACAGGTTCACTGCAGGACGTTGACCTCCAAGACCTTACCCCAGGGAATGGACATGACCAAAGCaagggggaggggcttcaggcCCCAGGAGCACAGGGTGCTGGAGCCCCTGCAGACTTGCAGAAGGAGGTGAAGTGCGCTGAGCCACATGATGCCATGCAGGAGGAGGCTGTACCAGGGCCAGCTAATGAAACGGCAGAAGTTAAAGGAAGCCAAGGTGTACAAGAAGGAACCCGAGCTGCCATGGCAGGAAACAAGGATGCCAACAGGAAAGAATCTAGAGTGGAGGACATGGGGCAACAG
- the RELL2 gene encoding RELT-like protein 2 isoform X1 codes for MSTPMSEQNSTSDGDADPHHSMSMLLLLVLVFFIMGLVGFLICHVLKKKGYRCRTFRDELDLEHKEVLTELQANEEEELNEDTVEKIVRCIIQNEANVEALKEMLGDSEGDVPVPMLSLCPHRNSQDGGLPHHHTVHLGSTQAPCIHCSKRKRPPLQRQGRSKDGKGKMHPRETTVFSVGRFHVTHIEKKPIFPEQQDVSLSDGSKEAGARDPAVHSNEQLHQEGLQNGTIQTECCPNGTGQGEDPPNAPVKADAPTNGPVGKRFGKTGSLQDVDLQDLTPGNGHDQSKGEGLQAPGAQGAGAPADLQKEVKCAEPHDAMQEEAVPGPANETAEVKGSQGVQEGTRAAMAGNKDANRKESRVEDMGQQEQNSAAHDPGVTV; via the exons ATGTCG ACCCCTATGTCGGAGCAGAACAGCACCAGTGATGGGGATGCGGATCCCCATCACAGCATGTCTATGCTCTTGCTACTCGTGCTGGTCTTCTTCATCATGGGACTTGTGGGGTTCCTGATCTGCCATGTCCTGAAGAAAAAGGGTTATCGCTGTCGGACCTTTCGCGATGAGCTAGACCTGGAGCACAAGGAGGTGCTGACGGAGCTGCAGGCCA ACGAAGAGGAGGAGCTAAACGAGGACACGGTGGAGAAGATAGTGAGATGTATCATTCAGAATGAAG CAAATGTGGAGGCCCTGAAGGAGATGCTGGGGGACAGTGAAGGGGATGTGCCGGTGCCAATGCTCAG cctttgtccacatCGTAACAGCCAGGATGGGGGCCTGCCACATCACCACACGGTGCACCTGGGCTCCACTCAGGCACCATGCATTCACTGCAGCAAGAGAAAGAGGCCCCCACTGCAGCGCCAAGGCAGATCCAAGGACGGCAAAGGCAAGATGCACCCTAGAGAGACCACGGTCTTCTCCGTGGGCAG GTTTCATGTGACCCACATTGAGAAGAAGCCCATTTTCCCAGAGCAGCAGGATGTGTCACTTTCTGATGGCAGCAAGGAAGCTGGGGCCAGAGACCCAGCGGTCCATAGCAATGAACAGCTCCATCAGGAGGGTCTGCAAAATGGAACCATCCAGACAGAGTGTTGTCCAAATGGAACAGGCCAAGGGGAGGATCCTCCTAATGCACCAGTCAAGGCAGATGCTCCCACCAATGGGCCAGTGGGGAAGAGGTTTGGTAAGACAGGTTCACTGCAGGACGTTGACCTCCAAGACCTTACCCCAGGGAATGGACATGACCAAAGCaagggggaggggcttcaggcCCCAGGAGCACAGGGTGCTGGAGCCCCTGCAGACTTGCAGAAGGAGGTGAAGTGCGCTGAGCCACATGATGCCATGCAGGAGGAGGCTGTACCAGGGCCAGCTAATGAAACGGCAGAAGTTAAAGGAAGCCAAGGTGTACAAGAAGGAACCCGAGCTGCCATGGCAGGAAACAAGGATGCCAACAGGAAAGAATCTAGAGTGGAGGACATGGGGCAACAG